The genomic window ATTCCAGTGCAAAAGACGGGAGTAGTAGGACATACCTTTCACGATCGTGAATGTACACACTTCTCTTCCTTAAGCTTTCATTCCTCGTTGTACATGTAGATCAACTCCTCTAAAATATAAACAAGAATGCAAACGAATTCCaagggaaaaaaataaagagcaaagcaAAACTTATTCTATTTTTTAGTTTTTGAAAACTAACTTGCAAACAGAAAATCACAATAgcaaaaaagaaaagtgaaaacaaaTAAAAGTAAAGTGTTGGAACAAACCAACACGAATGTTTGAATATCAACAAGATGAAGTACAACCTCATTGCAACTTATAAATAATACCGCCACATTTTGATGTAGACGCGGTAGTAACCTCCCCCAAGCATAAATTTTTGCAAGCCCAAACCGGTGAGATCATTGTGGCAGTTGGTCAGGAGCCCATCCCTGGTCCCAGCTGGAGAAACTTGTGTTCATGTAGGCAGACGTGTCTCAAAGGGACTCAGCGAGGTTGGTCATGTCATTGATGGAGCCCTGAAGACTGTAAAGGTTTGCAAAAGTGGTGTAGACTTCTTATTGTGGCTCCTCCTCTTGGGGTTGCTCCTCTTCTTCGTCGACGGCGAGGTCTTCTTCATTAACTTGCTCGGGCTCTAGACCATCTTGGTTAAAAGTTGCATGTCCCTCTTGTCGCACATAATGCAATTGTCCATTTATATGGCAAAACGGTTAGGCATGGGAGTAGGTAACAAGGACCCAACTCCCGAAATTTGAATGCAATGACGACCATGGCGAACCACTACCATTTGAAGCACTAGATAAAACTCGAATATTAACAAGGTTATTACCGACAATGGGGTGTGGATGGTAGTAGTTGAGACCAAGGGAGTTGGCCAACATGGTGACGACTCCTCCACATGCGATATGTCCTTGTGCATGGTTTGCTTGGTGCGCAAGGTGTAGCAAGATTATTGCCCTTAGAATGAGCGAATAACCGACATCAAGGTTACCTGCTTTCCACAACATATTCTCGTCGTTCACCTTAAAAATTTCTCCTCGTGCATGTAATGAGTTAGTGTTAACATAATAGAAATATGGAATATCAGGACTTTCAATGCAACTTACCCTTTGTTTGGAATCATGGTAACTCATCCTATAAAAGGATTGCCTCGGGTGTGGTTTAAGATAATCATAAACATAGCAGATGTCATTGTTGCTGTTGGTAAAGCCAAAATGAGTGTACCACTCATCAAGAGTCATGCTAAAATTTTGGTCTAAGAGGCGGAAAGTGATCCACTCTTCCTCATAGATATTTGGCATGAGACCAACATTAAGCGAGAGAGTACTAAGAAACTCAAGCGTCAAACTTTCATATGTACCACATCTTTGGtaaacaagatgatgcaacctgGCATTATCACAAAGCACATTAAAATCGTTACCAATGCCCAACTTGGCTATTTTTACTAGAGATTTCCACCAGCTGATAACATTGCTCCATGAGCCTACTCTAAAATTCCTTCTGAATGAGAGCTTCAGTTGTTGGTCCTCCCAAACTTCACTCATGCATTTTGTTTGCTCATTACAAATAGTATAAACAGGCCAAAATTGCATAGCTAAAGGGGAGTGTCAAACCAAGTGTTCTCCCAGAATCTAATTTTGTCCCCTCTCCACAAATCCAAAATTCGAAACCGCTCGAGAGAAAACCAATCTTGTTTtttctcggaaaaaaaaaagaaaaacctatcTTGTGTGGTAGTGGAGGCGGACAGAGCCTCTGTCCAATCTCTTTCCCTTCATCTCATCAAAAAAGAAACCCTCAAAAAAATctcatcaaaaaagaaaaagatGGCATCTGCTTTTTTTTCCAACAAGAAGGAACCGCGTAGCATTTCCACCGTCCATGATTCTTTTCtgcctgaccagtggggcccagcAGGCAGATCGGTGTCATCTGATCTGACTATATACTGCCTCCGTTCGCTTTGCTCCGTcctccccactccccactcccccactcgcctCCACACCCGCGAAAACCCTACCTCATCGCCGGGCGAGATGAAGGGCGGCGGCGACGTCGAGGCGGGCGGCGACATCGAGGCGGGCACCGCGGCACCGAAGGGGGCGCCGTACGCCGGGACGACGGAGAGCCCCGAGCTGCGCTGGGCGCTCATCCGGAAGATCTACGTCGTCCTCTGCCTGCAGCTTCTCCTCACCGCCGCCGTCGCGGCCGTCTTCGTCACAGTCACGGCCATCCCGCACTTTTTCGTCTCCTCCTACGCCGGACTGGGGCTGTACATCTTCATTCTCGTCTTCCCCTTCATCGGTGAGGCCTCAAACCATTGCTCCTCCATTACGAATTTGTGATCCAATTGCAgcgagggttttcttttcttttcttggtaaAAGAAGCAGAGTTTGTGTGTACAGGGGCTGTACAAAATTAAATTGCAACATACAACAAGTGCATCTTAAATGGCAGAAAACTGATATGTTGAACAATTATGGGAATCCACGGTCCCAATTTGGTAGATCTGAAGAAGATTTTCGTTTTGCTCTGTGAACTAGCCACTGGAGCTCTTTCTTGATTTTACGCCTGCAAGCATAAAGAGTAGGACTAAGAGTGATTCCCCTGGAAATAAAAGGTCGTTCAGGGTATTCCAAATGGCAGTGCGTGATTCCGACGAATTTATACGCCATACTGCTAGTTGTATGGGTTCGATTTCATCATGTCCTTCACGCAAAAAGAAAAGATTTAATTATGCCTGATTTTGAGGGCCTTGGTCAGAGGACAGGACTAACTTTCCCTTTGCTTTCTTTGCATTCTCGTCCCTGCAAAGCTATGGATTACAACTCCTGTTTTTTTGCAGGAACGTCCCATGCACTCACTCTTAATTTTGCTTTACTACTGTAGATTGGGACGTGGTAGCTTTGTGAATTGCAGCTGGGAGTTATTCTGTTTCTAAAATGCTTGTTAATTTTTTGTATGCAGTGATGTGCCAGTTGCTAAAATGCTTGTTGGTTTTACGCAGTGCTGTGCCCGCTGCACATCTACCGCCAGAAGCACCCAATCAACTTGCTGCTTCTTGGCGTCTTCACAGTGGCCATCAGCTTCTCTGTGGGCTTGACATGCGCCTTTACCAGCGGTACTGTTTCTGCTTCTGCTCTGCTGCTTATGTAAATCAGTACATGCTATGATCAGAATCTGATAGCTCGTGCACCATCAAATTCTTGAGTCACATATGCCAACTCCTAGCCTATTCACCATGTGCCTTTAATGCCCCTCTCATTGTGTTAATTCATTACATATCCATGGCTAGTAGATATTTTCGTACTAGCCTGCTTCCTACTGTTATCATGTGGCAATCGTGCTAGTCACCATGTGCGGCAATTGATAGCTTCATACTgttattgtgaagcattttgtttGCGTGTGCACTGGATTCAGAAATACACGCGCTGCCAATTTGCCATACCCATGCAAATGGTAGACACGGCCAGGCAGCCCATGTGACTGTAGTTGATGCATTTTCCTAGTCTGTGTTGAGGGCAAATTGTAGTTGTTGGTCACCATTTATGATTGATATGCTTGTCTGAGTTAGAATCATTTGTAGTATTGCTATGCTAGCAGGATTACCTTTTTAGAAGACCTTACTTTGCTATTTTCAGCTCTACTTTTTCACTAAGAAATTGTCAAACAGTAACCTTCGCTTTTCATAGAACATTAGTTGGATCTCGCATATTTGTTTACTGTTTATTCCGGCCACTATTTGTTGCAAGATACAAAGTGTTGTGATAGTATCAATTTGATCCGAAGGGCCGATTTGTCCAATAATATGCAAGCCGACCTGCCCAAGTTGACATGGTTTTGGCAAGGACGTGATTTAGGTTGCAGGACTAGCTTAAACTTTTTTCAAGATAGAAAGGATTTTCAGTTGATATCTCATACTAGTGTTGTGATAAGACAATAGATGCTTCATGCATGTGCTGGTTAAATCTCATTGGATTAAAGTGATTGAAAATACATAATCTTTCGATTTAGACAGAGTTATATTGACAGGCACTCTGATCTGTCATCCATTTGTGTTTGCTTTAGCATTCACCACTGCATTTTGGGGTTGTACCAATTCTAAGGTTCTTTCTATCTTGTACCACATCGCAGGAGGTTGCTGATAGTTTGCTTCTTCACTGCATCACTGCCATTTACTTCAGATTTTAGCATGCATGTGCTTTATTGTTTAGTCAAATTTACATGATAGTTCATTTGGAGATGTATGCGATGATAAGAAAGTAATTAGTTCATTTAGTAGCCGTcctcctatatatatgtgtgtgtgttttgtACTTTGTCGGTATGATGGGCTTTCTTTGATAAAGAACCACCGCTAAAATAGTCCGCTATGTGCGCAGGCAAGGTCATTTTGCAGGCGGGGATTCTTACAATTGTGGTTGTCTTGAGCCTCACTGCTTACACCTTCTGGGCTGCAAGGAGGGGCAAGGACTTCAGCTTCCTTGGTCCTTTCCTATTTGCTTCTCTGATGATTTTGCTCGTCTTTGCTTTCATTCAGGTTAGATGCCGTCTGTTCCCTTCTCTAGTTAGTTGTGTCGCCCATTTACCTATCAGTCTTCTCTATTCTACAATGCACATATATACTGATGATGTCTTCTGTTTGCAGATCTTCTTCCCGCTGGGCAAGCTCTCTCACATGATCTATGGCGCGCTGGCGGCACTCATCTTCAGTGGCTACATTGTCTATGACACGGGCAGCATCATCAAGCGTTACAAGTATGACGAGTATGTCTGGGCTGCCGTCACGCTCTACCTTGACATCATCAATCTGTTCCTGGGCCTGCTGACTCTGTTTAGGGCGTGTGACAACTAGGCACGTCCCCCTGCCCCTGCTCTCTCTCGTGCTTCAAATCCCGTCGACGAATTTGGTATCCTGATGAGTCCTTGACATGAAGAATTGTATAGTCTGGTCTGTCTCGCTGGCACGGTGAAAATGTTGCTTACTTTAGTTGAGTTGATCCTATACTAGTAGAGAGAAAACGTAAGAAAACCGTGCGTCGGTTCTATCCTATGGATGGTGGATGTGATGCTGTATTTAGACGTGCTGGATTGGTCGATTGGTGGTGCTGGGTTTATTTAGCTGGGTCTTTGACATGCTGGACTGGTGGTGCTGGGTTTATGTAGCTGCGTGGCTTCTGGACGAGGGCAATATTGTTTCCTAGCACATATGAATTCGTCTCTTGGCCCGTTTTTTGGATGGTGTTTCTCGTGGACTATATATGAAATAAATGAACAATCAGACCTATTCTACGCCAGAACCAAAGTACACCCTTTCTCATGTAAACCACTTAGTAAATCAGAGTCTTCATATCTGTGGTCTCTGACATACTATGACATATAGAGGTTGCGAAGACAAAAGGCAAACTCACATTACATGTGTGTTTCACCTGCCATTGACTACAATGGTTGTTTTTCATCAAAAAACTAATTTAGAACATATTTGATTCAGACTTCAGTTCGTACACAAACAGAAGGATTTTTCATTGCAGACCTTTTGTATCGAATTGTGCATGAAACACACATCGTGGTAGATCTATCCTTTTGAAAGCAAAGCACAACCAAACAGTTGACATTTCTTATCAGACTTTTCACCTAGCAATACACCCATAATACCACCACATGCCAAAATTTCACTTTTTTGGAACAAATTTAGGTTTGATTCATTTTTTATGAAAATGTAAAATTGCAATTGGTGCCTAAATATAAGATATTAGATATAAAAATTGATTAAAAAAATTAAAAGGTTCTCTACTACTAGGTTGCTTTAATCGTGACAACAAATATAGACAATGTTGGATTGCCATTCTTAGAAGCTGCTTCAAAAGGTCCTAGTTATGAACTGTTTCAAGAGTACAGCAAGAAAAATCAAGACTCTATGAGATTACTAgtcgaatgcccgtgcgttgccacgggagaTATCAAAAAATAATGATGTAACCAATCAAATCATTGCACTATTCAATGTTTGATGTGCTTACTTTGGAGTATAAGATAATCTGATCGGTTTGGTTATATAGCAAATACATTATTTATTTAGGCGTATCATAGAAGTTCTATGATCGCTAAGTTTTATGAATAAGTTTTTTTATGATGACTTTCAATGACTAAAATTGAATCCAAAACTTAAGTGTCAACTCTATTACTTTTACAATTCGTTTCCTTGTCCGTGTCACACCATTTTAATTGTGCCGGAGACAAAAGATTTATTGAAGCAATCTGTCACCTGGTGTAATTGGTAGTGAATATCATTAGGATTCCATGTACAGTCTAGGTACATCGGCCAACACCATAAAGATTAGAGGCACGTGCATGCCACAGGAAAGAAAAATTAATGACTAAATTTGGCACTTTATTTGAAACAAAATATTTGGATATTAAATGACGCcaataaatagtactccctcctttctaatACTACTTATCTGATTTTCATCTCACAACTTCAATAATTATTATCACTTATTGTATCTCTACAAAATTAGTATAAACATATATGAAATAAAATTGTTTTGCAAGAAAAGTAAGACAATACAATTTATACATGTCCAATGCATGTACTTTTGTATATAGAAATGACCAAAGTCGCACAAGCAAAGTCAGGGGCATTATATTTCATGGAGGGAGTACCTAAAGCAAAAGTCTGCTTCATGTTTTGCTTAAAGGTATATATCATCCC from Triticum aestivum cultivar Chinese Spring chromosome 3B, IWGSC CS RefSeq v2.1, whole genome shotgun sequence includes these protein-coding regions:
- the LOC123072407 gene encoding protein LIFEGUARD 2 gives rise to the protein MKGGGDVEAGGDIEAGTAAPKGAPYAGTTESPELRWALIRKIYVVLCLQLLLTAAVAAVFVTVTAIPHFFVSSYAGLGLYIFILVFPFIVLCPLHIYRQKHPINLLLLGVFTVAISFSVGLTCAFTSGKVILQAGILTIVVVLSLTAYTFWAARRGKDFSFLGPFLFASLMILLVFAFIQIFFPLGKLSHMIYGALAALIFSGYIVYDTGSIIKRYKYDEYVWAAVTLYLDIINLFLGLLTLFRACDN